The following proteins are encoded in a genomic region of Polynucleobacter paludilacus:
- a CDS encoding lysophospholipid acyltransferase family protein, with protein sequence MTFIRSTLFTLFLLVFTPIWSVLCMLAFPFLNPENRYRFIGLWNKVVIYVLKHLCGIRFEIRGMENMLAALDQPVVVLSKHQSAYETIAYIALLPKQLCFVFKRELLWIPFFGWALALLKMIHINRASKETAALSVASQGRKRLSEGKWILMFPEGTRTPVGSHKPYRKGGARLASATGAIVIPIAHNAGHFWPRNSFMKYPGTVIFSIGPALASAGKSGDQLHQEVEGWIEAEMRKIDPSAY encoded by the coding sequence ATGACTTTCATACGCTCAACTCTTTTCACTCTCTTCTTGCTGGTCTTTACGCCGATTTGGTCCGTGCTGTGTATGCTGGCTTTTCCTTTTCTCAACCCAGAGAATCGCTATCGCTTTATTGGGCTATGGAATAAGGTGGTCATATACGTTCTGAAGCATCTCTGTGGCATTCGTTTTGAGATTCGGGGCATGGAGAATATGCTGGCTGCACTAGATCAACCGGTCGTCGTTCTCAGCAAACACCAATCTGCTTATGAGACGATCGCTTACATTGCCTTGCTTCCTAAACAACTGTGTTTTGTATTTAAGCGTGAGCTCTTGTGGATTCCATTTTTTGGCTGGGCCTTGGCTCTACTCAAAATGATCCACATTAATCGAGCTAGCAAAGAAACGGCAGCACTTTCTGTTGCAAGCCAAGGTCGCAAACGCCTAAGTGAAGGCAAATGGATATTGATGTTCCCTGAGGGTACTAGAACCCCCGTCGGCTCTCATAAGCCCTATCGCAAAGGCGGAGCTCGTCTTGCTAGTGCCACTGGTGCTATCGTGATTCCGATTGCCCATAATGCTGGGCACTTCTGGCCACGCAATAGCTTCATGAAATACCCTGGCACCGTCATCTTCTCAATTGGCCCCGCGCTTGCTTCTGCAGGAAAATCTGGTGACCAACTCCATCAAGAAGTTGAAGGCTGGATTGAAGCAGAGATGAGAAAAATAGATCCGAGCGCTTACTAA
- the pepP gene encoding Xaa-Pro aminopeptidase: MHQAEIYQSRRLKLSEQIRSKTGSGIAIISTAPEVARSRDSEFPYRHDSDFFYLTGFDEPGATLVIIVQDKSVESHLFCRPKDLEREIWDGIRLGPDAAPESLGLEFAYSNQELDTKLSELLSRHEAIYFRLAENAESDRRLRHWMEQVRKQSRSGLNPPTQFHDVDALIHEMRLFKDAHEIDIMRRAAAISARAHIRAMQACKPGMREYQLEAELLHEFRFHGSQSVAYNSIVATGENACILHYRAGNAQLQSGDLCLIDAGCELDSYASDITRTFPVNGKFTGPQRALYEITLHAQEAAIAETRPGNTFIQPHDAAIKVLTQGLLDEKLLKLAELGSLENAIETGAYRRFYMHRTSHWLGMDVHDVGSYREASTHTDKPWRILQPNMTLTIEPGLYIRPAEDISEAFWNIGIRIEDDAVVTASGCELISRGVPVKAEEIESLMRQ; the protein is encoded by the coding sequence ATGCATCAAGCTGAAATTTACCAATCTCGCAGATTAAAACTCTCAGAGCAGATCCGGTCTAAAACGGGTAGCGGTATCGCAATCATCTCAACTGCACCAGAAGTGGCTCGTAGTCGGGATAGTGAATTTCCTTATCGCCATGACAGTGATTTCTTTTATCTCACTGGCTTTGATGAGCCAGGAGCAACCCTAGTAATCATCGTGCAGGATAAGTCAGTTGAGTCACACCTATTTTGTCGTCCAAAAGATCTTGAAAGAGAAATTTGGGATGGGATCCGACTGGGACCAGATGCCGCACCTGAATCGCTGGGACTGGAGTTTGCCTACAGCAACCAAGAGTTAGATACCAAACTCAGTGAATTATTGAGCAGGCATGAAGCAATCTATTTTCGCTTGGCCGAGAATGCGGAATCAGATCGTCGCCTAAGACATTGGATGGAACAAGTACGCAAACAAAGTCGCTCAGGCTTGAATCCACCAACGCAATTTCATGATGTTGATGCGCTGATTCATGAAATGCGCTTATTCAAAGATGCTCATGAAATCGACATCATGAGACGGGCAGCAGCCATTTCGGCACGCGCCCACATTCGGGCGATGCAAGCCTGTAAGCCCGGCATGCGTGAATACCAACTCGAAGCTGAACTCCTTCACGAATTTCGTTTTCACGGCTCGCAAAGCGTAGCCTATAACAGCATCGTGGCTACTGGCGAGAACGCTTGCATTCTCCATTACCGAGCTGGCAATGCACAATTGCAGAGCGGCGATTTATGTCTGATTGATGCAGGCTGCGAACTCGATAGTTATGCCTCTGACATTACTCGCACCTTTCCTGTGAATGGAAAATTTACCGGTCCTCAGCGGGCTTTGTATGAGATCACTTTGCATGCTCAAGAAGCGGCCATTGCAGAAACTCGTCCCGGCAATACTTTTATTCAGCCGCATGATGCTGCTATCAAAGTATTAACGCAAGGACTGCTGGATGAAAAGCTTCTCAAGCTTGCTGAATTGGGCTCCCTAGAAAATGCCATCGAAACCGGTGCCTATCGTCGCTTTTATATGCACCGCACTTCACATTGGCTGGGAATGGACGTTCATGATGTGGGCTCCTACAGAGAGGCTAGCACTCATACCGATAAACCTTGGCGCATTCTTCAGCCCAATATGACTCTCACTATTGAGCCCGGCCTCTACATCAGGCCAGCAGAAGATATATCCGAAGCCTTTTGGAACATTGGCATCCGGATTGAAGATGATGCCGTTGTCACTGCTTCAGGTTGTGAATTGATTTCTCGTGGAGTGCCCGTTAAGGCCGAAGAAATCGAATCCCTCATGCGCCAGTAA
- a CDS encoding aminoglycoside phosphotransferase family protein, with the protein MTDIRLDTLRKWLKGLEPSWQLGLASLAPASADASFRRYFRIASKTPHFETLIVMDAPPEHEPLDEFIQVDLLLENAGLNVPKILEKNIAEGFLLLNDLGRKTYLAELNPDSANWLYEDATQALIKMQLASKPDVLPNYDAALLLRELQLFPEWYLNKHLGIQLDLKQEQLIQEAFDHIIQNNLAQAKVYVHRDYHSRNLMVTEQNNPGVIDFQDAVYGPITYDAASLWRDAYIAWPEEKVLDWVIHFWEAGRKAGLAMPEDFGEFYRDFEWMGLQRHLKILGIFARLFHRDGKDAYLKDIPLVLEYAIATANRYIELRPLARLLESTRR; encoded by the coding sequence ATGACCGACATACGCTTAGACACCCTGCGCAAATGGCTAAAAGGCCTAGAGCCTAGCTGGCAATTAGGCCTTGCCAGTTTGGCACCGGCTTCTGCTGATGCTAGTTTTCGGAGGTATTTCCGAATTGCGTCCAAAACCCCTCATTTTGAGACTTTGATCGTCATGGATGCCCCGCCTGAACATGAGCCCTTAGACGAGTTTATTCAGGTTGACCTATTACTTGAAAATGCGGGTCTTAATGTTCCCAAAATCCTGGAAAAAAATATCGCTGAGGGCTTTCTTTTGCTCAATGATTTGGGTAGAAAAACCTATCTTGCAGAGCTCAATCCTGACTCAGCAAACTGGCTTTATGAAGATGCAACTCAGGCATTGATCAAAATGCAATTAGCCAGCAAACCAGATGTACTTCCAAACTATGATGCCGCTCTTTTACTGCGCGAGCTCCAACTCTTTCCAGAGTGGTATTTAAATAAGCATCTTGGTATTCAATTGGATTTAAAACAAGAACAGCTCATCCAAGAGGCTTTTGATCACATCATTCAAAATAATCTAGCACAAGCCAAAGTCTATGTTCATCGCGACTACCATTCACGTAATTTGATGGTTACAGAACAGAACAATCCGGGCGTGATTGACTTTCAAGATGCAGTGTATGGCCCAATTACTTACGATGCTGCATCGCTTTGGCGTGATGCCTATATTGCATGGCCTGAAGAGAAGGTTTTAGACTGGGTGATTCACTTTTGGGAAGCTGGAAGAAAAGCTGGCCTTGCAATGCCAGAAGATTTTGGTGAGTTTTATCGCGATTTCGAATGGATGGGACTGCAACGTCATCTCAAAATCTTAGGTATCTTTGCAAGGCTATTTCATCGCGATGGCAAAGATGCTTATCTAAAAGATATTCCCCTCGTCTTGGAATACGCGATTGCAACAGCCAATCGCTATATCGAGTTAAGACCACTTGCTCGTCTTTTGGAATCTACTCGTAGATGA
- a CDS encoding LPS-assembly protein LptD → MSHYRRRAGLCAPLSSKLILRVLMGLGLLGLATHSIAQAPAPLPLNSQSSVGSILIPDRGDVTVLKLDDQLRVGKPIPDGKALTFTSSDAIDGLVDRDMHLIGRAQIRRNGAVMKADEISYDPDSDVATLIGNAELIKGNTAFKGPTARFNVDAREGEMETPNYELRDSHANGNAKKLTIQSADVFVFDNATYTTCNPENLDWYFTASKIEIDNEQKEMTGTNGVMRFFDVPIAYVPYFSVPTSGQRRSGLLAPVAGYNSNNGIDVTQPYYVNIAPNRDLLLLPRVMGQRGTQLGAQYRFLDTSEAGALGGDYLPYDRKTGTNRWRYDWQQRENFNGALSQNGIPIPGAWTGYANIARVSDNLYPTDFSQSIAGAVTSQFRQEVGTNKQLTDSLSNWNVSARALTFQTLQPDPTNIVQSPYNIMPNVTATYNNRLTPTAADVSGKYVTLPSGPATTFSTDYTRFAYNIGGNLAATAPGVYSQADRTVIKGAMALPQVTPGYYITPKVSFQSNTYNATAFNNSTVAPAQGFVLPTFSLDSGVAYERDAAELKSFFGRDMLLTMEPRAFYVYTPYQDQTNTPLFDTADGGFGLIQVFSENNFIGNDRIADNNKLTGGVTSRMIEANTGAERASVTLAQRQQFTAQRVGLNGTIANPSTYQDTLGSASVRLLGNLSVDAFGDYNAQLNQFVQTTAGTSWRPTPGRSLNIGYRNVYTPPVQASAQNNQAYTPGATTTNQYNISGQWPLTRELSVLGRWGYDALAGKTLNSLAALEWTRDCWTFRGAYSQVVNTSQLMTTQVLFQVEFRGFASAGSNPVDIMKLNVPGYMPTSKPIPPSIYENYQ, encoded by the coding sequence ATGAGTCATTATCGCCGTCGCGCCGGCCTTTGCGCCCCTCTTTCTAGTAAGCTAATCCTGCGCGTTTTGATGGGGTTAGGTTTGCTTGGGCTGGCTACTCATTCGATTGCCCAGGCCCCCGCTCCATTACCCCTCAATTCTCAATCATCCGTAGGCTCTATTTTAATTCCTGATCGAGGCGATGTAACGGTTTTGAAATTGGATGATCAATTGCGTGTAGGCAAGCCTATTCCAGATGGCAAGGCTTTAACTTTTACATCAAGCGATGCGATTGATGGGTTGGTTGATCGAGATATGCATTTGATTGGTCGCGCACAAATCCGTCGTAATGGCGCCGTCATGAAAGCCGATGAAATTTCTTACGACCCGGATAGTGATGTGGCGACATTAATTGGCAATGCCGAATTAATTAAAGGAAACACTGCCTTTAAGGGACCTACTGCACGCTTTAATGTCGATGCCCGTGAGGGTGAGATGGAAACGCCGAATTATGAGTTGCGTGATTCCCATGCAAATGGAAATGCAAAAAAACTAACAATCCAAAGTGCCGATGTATTTGTGTTTGATAACGCAACCTATACAACCTGTAATCCAGAAAATCTCGATTGGTATTTCACGGCCAGCAAAATTGAAATCGATAACGAGCAAAAAGAAATGACTGGTACTAACGGGGTGATGCGATTCTTTGATGTACCAATTGCCTATGTGCCGTATTTCTCTGTTCCCACTTCTGGCCAGCGGCGTTCTGGTTTATTGGCTCCAGTCGCTGGGTATAACTCTAATAATGGTATTGATGTCACACAGCCGTATTACGTCAATATTGCACCTAATCGAGATCTTCTATTGCTGCCAAGGGTAATGGGGCAGCGCGGAACCCAATTAGGTGCTCAATATCGTTTTTTGGATACAAGTGAAGCTGGCGCATTAGGGGGCGACTATTTACCTTACGATCGAAAAACAGGGACTAACCGTTGGCGCTATGACTGGCAACAAAGAGAAAACTTCAATGGCGCTCTGAGTCAAAACGGCATCCCCATTCCAGGGGCTTGGACTGGTTATGCCAATATCGCCCGGGTTTCAGACAATTTATATCCAACTGACTTCTCGCAAAGTATTGCTGGTGCAGTGACTAGCCAGTTTCGTCAAGAAGTTGGTACGAATAAACAGCTCACTGATAGCTTGAGTAATTGGAATGTCTCTGCCCGCGCTTTAACTTTCCAGACGCTCCAACCAGACCCGACGAATATTGTTCAGTCACCCTACAACATCATGCCGAATGTCACTGCTACCTATAACAATCGGCTTACACCAACAGCTGCCGATGTGAGTGGTAAGTATGTAACTTTACCTAGCGGCCCTGCTACAACCTTCTCTACCGATTACACACGCTTTGCATACAACATCGGCGGAAATTTAGCTGCTACCGCTCCTGGTGTTTATAGCCAAGCTGATCGAACAGTTATCAAAGGTGCAATGGCGTTACCCCAGGTTACTCCTGGTTACTACATCACACCGAAAGTCAGCTTTCAGTCTAATACCTATAACGCGACTGCTTTTAATAACAGTACTGTAGCGCCCGCTCAAGGCTTTGTATTACCTACTTTTAGTTTGGACTCGGGTGTGGCTTATGAACGCGATGCGGCAGAGCTGAAAAGTTTTTTTGGCAGAGATATGCTCCTCACTATGGAGCCTCGCGCATTCTACGTATACACACCATATCAGGATCAAACTAATACACCGCTATTCGATACTGCAGATGGTGGCTTCGGCCTCATTCAGGTTTTTAGTGAAAATAATTTTATTGGTAACGACCGTATTGCTGACAATAATAAATTGACTGGGGGCGTTACGAGCCGCATGATTGAAGCAAATACAGGCGCCGAAAGAGCCTCGGTAACGCTCGCCCAACGTCAGCAATTTACGGCACAACGGGTAGGCTTGAATGGCACGATTGCTAATCCTTCAACATACCAAGATACCTTGGGCTCTGCATCTGTCCGATTGCTGGGTAACTTGAGTGTTGATGCATTTGGAGACTATAACGCCCAGCTCAATCAGTTTGTTCAAACTACTGCGGGGACTAGTTGGCGACCCACGCCAGGCAGAAGCTTAAATATCGGCTATCGTAATGTGTATACCCCGCCTGTTCAGGCTTCTGCGCAAAATAATCAAGCATACACACCCGGCGCGACCACCACTAATCAATACAATATCTCTGGACAATGGCCGCTCACGCGCGAGTTATCAGTTTTAGGGCGCTGGGGTTACGATGCTTTAGCAGGTAAAACCTTGAATTCCTTAGCAGCACTAGAGTGGACCCGAGATTGCTGGACCTTTAGAGGCGCGTATTCTCAGGTAGTGAATACTTCGCAACTCATGACTACCCAGGTGCTCTTCCAGGTTGAATTTAGGGGTTTTGCTAGCGCTGGCAGTAATCCAGTTGATATCATGAAGCTTAATGTACCTGGATATATGCCAACTTCGAAGCCCATACCCCCTTCAATTTATGAGAATTATCAATGA
- a CDS encoding peptidylprolyl isomerase produces MMHSRIRFRQTLFATIFLGLACLSTFSFAQTAAVPKKAGANSESTSANASSESKVRDIDGVAAVVNTGFITRKEIDDRIASLQKQGAKLPSDTATLRKAILDRLIIEKVQLQEAEQDGVTVSQKELNKIIDDIIARNKTTFADFKAKVVASGMSFDRYKEMLRNDIVMSRYREREVESKIKISDAEIDNFIAEQSMGKGAAARPVSSSPVAANGVDEIDIAQIFVPIDPNAGAGTQAEAKKKAETLLRDARGDVDFLKLGEMASKENPKIKFQELGYRTPDRLPQLFYEAVRNIGGGQLANNVVKSPAGYHVLKVLDRRSASAPQSQQAPPQQPDQEPATSGAPQNIMITQTLSRHILLKNRAGLSDQDAERRLAGYRAQVVAKTADFGDLAKKYSEDGSAANGGNLGWMGPGELVPEFEQAMNRLQIGEVSPPVKTEFGWHLIQVLERRQAELTTEKQREFAKAAIRQRKFEQAYQDWLRQLRDSATVKILNVEDAATGNR; encoded by the coding sequence ATGATGCATTCCAGAATTCGTTTTAGACAGACTCTTTTTGCTACGATATTTTTGGGGCTTGCTTGCTTGTCGACTTTTTCATTTGCTCAAACAGCAGCGGTGCCAAAAAAGGCTGGTGCAAATAGCGAGAGTACTAGTGCTAACGCTAGCTCTGAAAGCAAGGTTCGAGATATTGACGGTGTTGCAGCAGTAGTTAATACTGGGTTTATTACCCGTAAGGAAATAGACGATCGTATTGCTAGCTTACAAAAGCAAGGCGCAAAACTTCCCTCGGATACTGCTACTTTGCGTAAGGCCATCCTAGACCGTCTCATTATTGAAAAAGTTCAACTTCAAGAAGCTGAGCAAGATGGCGTGACCGTTAGTCAAAAAGAGCTTAACAAAATTATAGATGACATCATTGCTAGAAATAAAACTACTTTTGCAGACTTTAAGGCTAAGGTAGTTGCATCAGGCATGAGCTTTGATCGATATAAAGAGATGCTTCGAAATGATATTGTGATGAGCCGGTATCGTGAGCGTGAAGTTGAATCTAAGATCAAGATATCAGATGCTGAGATCGATAATTTCATCGCTGAGCAATCAATGGGAAAAGGCGCTGCAGCTAGACCAGTATCAAGTTCTCCAGTCGCCGCTAATGGCGTTGATGAAATTGATATCGCACAAATTTTTGTTCCCATAGACCCCAATGCAGGAGCTGGCACTCAGGCGGAGGCGAAGAAAAAAGCAGAAACTCTCTTACGAGATGCTCGTGGTGATGTCGATTTTCTTAAACTAGGTGAAATGGCCTCTAAAGAAAATCCGAAGATTAAATTTCAAGAGCTCGGCTATCGGACTCCAGATCGCTTACCTCAATTATTTTATGAGGCAGTCAGAAATATTGGTGGAGGCCAACTTGCGAATAATGTAGTCAAGAGCCCCGCAGGCTACCATGTTTTAAAAGTGCTTGATCGTCGATCTGCATCAGCCCCACAATCACAACAAGCGCCTCCTCAGCAGCCGGATCAAGAGCCAGCAACTTCTGGTGCGCCACAAAATATTATGATTACCCAAACCTTATCTCGCCACATTTTGCTCAAGAATCGAGCTGGATTAAGTGACCAAGATGCTGAAAGACGTTTGGCTGGCTATCGAGCGCAGGTGGTTGCTAAAACAGCCGACTTTGGCGATCTTGCTAAGAAGTATTCGGAGGACGGATCTGCCGCTAATGGCGGTAATTTAGGATGGATGGGCCCTGGTGAATTAGTTCCAGAGTTCGAACAAGCAATGAATCGCTTGCAGATTGGTGAAGTTAGCCCACCAGTTAAAACTGAGTTTGGCTGGCATTTGATTCAAGTTTTAGAGCGCCGCCAGGCTGAGCTAACCACTGAGAAACAGCGTGAGTTTGCAAAAGCCGCAATCCGCCAAAGAAAGTTCGAGCAGGCTTATCAAGATTGGCTCCGTCAGCTACGCGATTCTGCAACGGTGAAAATTTTGAACGTTGAAGATGCAGCCACCGGTAATCGTTAA
- the gmhB gene encoding D-glycero-beta-D-manno-heptose 1,7-bisphosphate 7-phosphatase produces MSNSSSKFIILDRDGVINEDRDDYVKSVDEWIPLPGSLEAIALLNQAGYQIAIATNQSGLARGFFSISDLHAMHNKMAHLLKPLGGHIDSIFFCPHIDAHACDCRKPAPGMMKEIALRYHRNQHKHPLEGIPVVGDSLRDLQAGVALGASPHLVLTGKGQKTLAGGNLPEGTEIHQDLLAFANSFLKGVA; encoded by the coding sequence ATGAGCAATAGCTCTTCTAAATTCATTATTCTCGACCGCGATGGCGTGATTAACGAAGATCGAGATGACTACGTCAAATCTGTTGATGAATGGATTCCGCTACCAGGTAGCTTAGAGGCTATCGCCCTACTCAATCAAGCTGGCTACCAAATTGCAATTGCAACCAACCAGTCTGGCTTAGCGCGCGGTTTCTTTAGCATCAGTGATTTACATGCCATGCATAACAAGATGGCTCATTTACTCAAGCCCCTAGGAGGGCATATTGATAGCATCTTCTTTTGCCCACACATCGATGCACATGCATGCGACTGTCGTAAACCTGCACCAGGAATGATGAAAGAAATCGCTTTGCGATACCACAGAAATCAGCACAAACATCCCTTGGAAGGCATTCCTGTGGTTGGCGATTCCCTTCGAGACCTTCAAGCCGGAGTTGCCCTAGGCGCTTCACCTCATCTTGTTCTCACTGGCAAGGGCCAAAAGACTCTAGCGGGGGGAAACCTGCCTGAAGGAACCGAAATCCACCAAGACCTTCTGGCTTTTGCCAATAGCTTTCTCAAGGGCGTAGCATAA
- the pdxA gene encoding 4-hydroxythreonine-4-phosphate dehydrogenase PdxA produces the protein MQPPVIVKLAVTTGEPSGIGPEVSLAAAVQFLKEQTDLEITLVGCSDLLSASNSVDPKIRERLHIHHVPLIEPVKFGELNPVNAPYVLSTLDFAIDRCLQGQFDAMVTAPLQKSVINLAGTPFTGHTEYLAERCGVKHVVMMLCAELQAGVLGLQTAQQLRVALATTHLPLKEVSAALSCNFLFETIQIIEHDLRSKFGIANPRIRVAGLNPHAGESGYLGREEVDQIIPAIHLARDAGIAVSGPYPGDTMFDVQSLNKTDAFLAMYHDQGLAPFKFVSFGSGVNVTLGLPMIRTSVDHGTALDIAGKGLADHRSMLEALRLAYSLALHHNSLL, from the coding sequence ATGCAGCCACCGGTAATCGTTAAATTAGCTGTTACCACAGGTGAGCCCTCAGGCATCGGCCCCGAGGTTTCCTTGGCTGCGGCAGTCCAATTTTTAAAAGAGCAAACTGATCTTGAAATTACCCTAGTGGGTTGCAGCGATCTTTTGTCAGCTTCAAATTCGGTGGATCCAAAAATACGAGAGCGTTTGCATATTCATCATGTACCGTTGATTGAGCCGGTTAAATTTGGTGAGTTAAATCCTGTAAATGCTCCTTATGTCTTAAGCACCCTAGATTTCGCAATCGATCGTTGTTTGCAGGGTCAGTTTGATGCGATGGTAACTGCGCCTCTTCAAAAGAGTGTCATCAATCTCGCGGGAACCCCCTTTACAGGCCACACTGAGTATCTGGCAGAGCGTTGCGGTGTAAAGCATGTCGTGATGATGCTCTGTGCTGAACTTCAGGCAGGTGTTTTAGGTTTGCAAACTGCTCAGCAGTTAAGAGTTGCTCTGGCAACAACCCACTTACCATTAAAAGAAGTTTCAGCTGCTTTGAGCTGTAATTTTCTTTTTGAAACGATTCAAATTATTGAGCATGATTTACGTTCTAAATTTGGTATTGCAAATCCTCGAATACGGGTTGCTGGATTGAATCCCCATGCTGGAGAATCTGGCTATCTTGGTCGGGAAGAGGTTGATCAGATTATTCCTGCAATTCATTTAGCGCGTGATGCAGGAATCGCGGTATCAGGTCCTTATCCGGGCGACACGATGTTTGATGTTCAATCCCTGAATAAAACAGATGCCTTCTTGGCTATGTATCACGATCAAGGTTTGGCACCATTTAAATTTGTTAGTTTCGGCAGCGGTGTTAACGTTACATTGGGTTTGCCAATGATTCGTACTTCAGTAGATCATGGTACGGCTCTTGATATTGCTGGAAAAGGCCTAGCCGATCATCGCAGCATGTTAGAGGCACTCCGGTTGGCCTACTCACTAGCACTGCATCACAATAGCTTGTTATAG
- the murU gene encoding N-acetylmuramate alpha-1-phosphate uridylyltransferase MurU, producing MSQFSALPCLLLAAGRGERMRPLTDELPKPLLKIGNQSLLERHLNLLSKAGIKEVVINHAWLGEKIEDALGDGAQFGLHIEYSREGTALETAGGIHKALELLKPKDYLLVINGDVFCPDFPIEALLEQMSTLRVNPAKPLAYLVMVPNPIQHPNGDFYLRDGVIQDNPSPNAEKLTFSGIGIYHYSLFTHIQSGASAKLAPLLREAMGRNQILGEKYLGPWHDVGTPQRLQELNAAYASS from the coding sequence ATGAGTCAATTTTCTGCACTTCCGTGTCTTTTGCTTGCTGCGGGTAGAGGTGAACGTATGCGCCCTCTTACAGATGAATTACCTAAGCCATTACTGAAGATTGGTAATCAATCTTTATTAGAAAGACACCTTAACTTACTCAGCAAAGCAGGAATCAAGGAAGTGGTGATTAATCACGCTTGGCTTGGAGAAAAAATTGAAGATGCGCTGGGTGACGGGGCTCAATTTGGCTTACATATTGAATATTCTCGAGAAGGTACCGCACTGGAAACCGCGGGTGGCATTCATAAAGCCTTGGAACTGCTGAAACCAAAGGATTATTTACTAGTCATTAATGGAGATGTTTTCTGTCCCGACTTTCCCATTGAGGCTCTTTTAGAACAAATGTCTACTTTAAGAGTCAATCCTGCAAAACCTTTGGCCTACCTAGTGATGGTGCCCAATCCGATTCAGCATCCCAATGGTGACTTTTATCTACGAGATGGGGTCATTCAAGATAACCCCTCACCTAATGCAGAAAAACTCACCTTCTCAGGCATCGGGATCTATCACTACAGTCTATTCACTCATATCCAAAGTGGGGCATCGGCTAAATTAGCCCCTCTTTTGAGGGAGGCCATGGGTAGAAATCAGATTCTCGGTGAAAAATATCTCGGTCCGTGGCACGATGTCGGTACACCTCAACGTTTACAAGAACTCAATGCGGCATATGCATCAAGCTGA
- the rsmA gene encoding 16S rRNA (adenine(1518)-N(6)/adenine(1519)-N(6))-dimethyltransferase RsmA yields the protein MHRARKRFGQNFLQDNGIIHAIVALIHPAADSHIIEIGPGLGALTRPLLANLDHLDLLEIDRDLVAYWRQENLPGLNVIEGDALQFNFSEWAKQRGTHQGQCKVVGNLPYNISSPLLFHLVSAASQIDEQVFMLQAEVVERMVAPAGSSDFSRLSVMLQARYHMEQVLEVPPEAFDPQPKVNSAVVRMIPRTDFDLSSQEWSALEKVVAAAFAQRRKMLRTNLQAYADRLSLGEHELKARAQDISVDRYIAWAKLLANRISA from the coding sequence ATGCATCGCGCCCGAAAACGATTTGGCCAAAATTTCTTGCAGGATAACGGCATTATTCATGCCATCGTCGCTCTGATTCATCCTGCTGCAGATTCGCACATCATTGAAATCGGACCAGGCTTAGGTGCGTTAACTCGCCCCTTATTAGCCAATCTAGATCATCTAGATCTTCTAGAGATCGATCGAGACCTCGTTGCGTACTGGAGACAAGAAAATTTACCAGGGCTCAATGTCATAGAGGGCGATGCACTTCAGTTTAATTTTTCTGAATGGGCAAAACAGCGAGGCACCCATCAGGGTCAATGTAAGGTCGTAGGCAATCTACCTTACAACATCTCTTCACCACTCCTATTTCATTTGGTATCGGCAGCCAGCCAGATTGATGAGCAAGTATTTATGTTGCAAGCAGAGGTGGTGGAAAGAATGGTTGCACCAGCCGGCAGCTCTGACTTTAGTCGGCTCTCTGTCATGCTGCAGGCTCGTTATCATATGGAGCAGGTATTAGAGGTTCCACCTGAAGCTTTTGATCCTCAGCCTAAGGTGAATTCTGCAGTAGTCAGAATGATTCCCCGTACAGATTTTGACTTAAGTTCTCAGGAGTGGAGCGCCCTTGAAAAAGTGGTAGCAGCAGCCTTTGCTCAGAGACGTAAAATGTTGCGGACTAATTTACAGGCCTATGCCGATCGTTTAAGTCTGGGTGAGCATGAGCTCAAAGCTAGAGCGCAGGATATTTCGGTAGATCGTTATATTGCGTGGGCTAAATTATTAGCCAATAGAATCTCAGCTTAG